One window of Brachybacterium ginsengisoli genomic DNA carries:
- the mscL gene encoding large conductance mechanosensitive channel protein MscL: protein MKGFKDFVMQGNVIDLAVGVVIGGAFTALIGAFVDNLIQPVINVFGGGNVNGLAFKITNDSTLVDIGAILSAVIAFLITAAVVYFVFVLPISHARKLDRKRRGLPEEEETAVSEDIVLLTEIRDALTAQRGGNTPQV, encoded by the coding sequence ATGAAGGGTTTCAAGGACTTCGTCATGCAGGGCAACGTCATCGACCTCGCGGTCGGTGTCGTCATCGGCGGTGCGTTCACCGCACTGATCGGCGCCTTCGTCGACAACCTGATCCAGCCGGTCATCAACGTCTTCGGCGGCGGCAACGTCAACGGGCTCGCCTTCAAGATCACCAATGACTCGACCCTGGTCGACATCGGCGCGATCCTCTCGGCCGTCATCGCGTTCCTGATCACCGCCGCGGTCGTGTACTTCGTCTTCGTGCTGCCGATCTCCCACGCGCGCAAGCTCGACCGCAAGCGTCGTGGCCTGCCCGAGGAGGAGGAGACCGCGGTCTCCGAGGACATCGTCCTGCTCACCGAGATCCGTGACGCGCTCACCGCGCAGCGCGGCGGGAACACCCCCCAGGTCTGA
- a CDS encoding HhH-GPD family protein, producing MAPARAVVVPADRTARAEDREIDAVIAWFADEGRDLPWRHEGVSAWAILVSEVMLQQTPVVRVLPRWREWMERWPEPADLADAPTAEVLRCWDRLGYPRRALRLQECARAIVREHGGRVPHGEEALRALPGIGEYTAAAVTAFAHHGRAVVVDTNIRRVLARSVLGRPVPDRSYSAAERALATRSLPAEQGRSVAWNQAVMELGALVCTARSPRCELCPLKAQCAWVAAGRPAAEEGSRPRQAFEGTDRQMRGKIMAVLRQDGSSREAPLFALDAEDPARVRRCLESLITDGLAVRNGAEVRLP from the coding sequence ATGGCTCCGGCCCGCGCCGTCGTCGTGCCCGCCGACAGGACCGCCCGTGCGGAGGACCGCGAGATCGACGCGGTGATCGCCTGGTTCGCCGACGAGGGCAGGGACCTGCCCTGGCGGCACGAGGGGGTCTCCGCCTGGGCGATCCTCGTCTCCGAGGTCATGCTCCAGCAGACCCCTGTGGTGCGGGTGCTCCCCCGCTGGCGGGAGTGGATGGAGCGGTGGCCCGAGCCGGCCGATCTCGCCGACGCCCCCACCGCCGAGGTGCTGCGCTGCTGGGACCGCCTCGGCTATCCGCGCCGGGCCCTGCGCCTGCAGGAGTGCGCTCGGGCCATCGTCCGCGAGCACGGCGGGCGGGTGCCCCACGGCGAGGAGGCGCTGCGCGCACTGCCCGGGATCGGCGAGTACACGGCCGCCGCGGTCACGGCCTTCGCCCACCACGGACGGGCGGTGGTGGTCGACACCAACATCCGCCGGGTCCTCGCCCGGAGCGTGCTCGGTCGGCCGGTGCCCGATCGCTCCTACAGCGCGGCGGAGCGGGCCCTGGCCACGCGCAGCCTCCCGGCCGAGCAGGGTCGGTCGGTCGCCTGGAACCAGGCCGTGATGGAGCTCGGCGCCCTGGTCTGCACCGCCCGCTCGCCCCGCTGCGAGCTGTGCCCGCTGAAGGCCCAGTGCGCCTGGGTCGCGGCCGGCCGGCCCGCCGCGGAGGAGGGCTCGAGGCCGCGCCAGGCCTTCGAGGGGACGGACCGCCAGATGCGCGGGAAGATCATGGCCGTGCTGCGTCAGGACGGCTCCTCGCGCGAGGCGCCGCTGTTCGCCCTCGATGCCGAGGATCCCGCGCGGGTGCGGCGCTGTCTGGAATCGCTGATCACCGACGGGCTCGCCGTGCGGAATGGTGCCGAGGTGCGGCTTCCGTGA
- a CDS encoding GNAT family N-acetyltransferase — MVHVWPVALHDGELTLRPLRRRDRAAFDRLRECNAGWLRPWDATDPEHGPRRVDFRVLRRWNQEQARLGLALPMVITVHGRLVGQITAGPLQYGALRTAVLGYWIDRDEAGRGVVPRAAALLIDHLFAELGMHRIEVTVRPENEASLRVVRKLHLREEGLRRAAIHVDGAWRDHLVFALTAEEVATGDDGRGVLRRLRDEFPSDTPRT, encoded by the coding sequence ATGGTTCATGTGTGGCCGGTGGCCCTTCACGACGGAGAGCTGACGCTGCGTCCGCTGCGCCGTCGTGATCGCGCGGCCTTCGATCGGCTGCGGGAGTGCAACGCCGGCTGGCTGCGCCCCTGGGACGCGACGGACCCGGAGCATGGTCCCCGCCGGGTCGACTTCCGCGTCCTGCGCCGGTGGAACCAGGAGCAGGCCCGGCTGGGGCTCGCGCTGCCGATGGTGATCACGGTCCACGGCCGGCTGGTCGGGCAGATCACCGCAGGACCCCTCCAGTATGGTGCGCTGCGCACCGCGGTGCTGGGGTACTGGATCGACCGCGACGAGGCGGGGCGCGGCGTGGTGCCGCGCGCGGCGGCGCTGCTGATCGACCACCTCTTCGCGGAGCTCGGGATGCATCGCATCGAGGTCACCGTCCGACCCGAGAACGAGGCGAGCCTGCGCGTCGTCCGGAAGCTGCATCTGCGCGAGGAGGGGCTGCGCCGTGCGGCGATCCACGTCGACGGGGCCTGGCGCGACCATCTCGTCTTCGCCCTCACCGCCGAGGAGGTCGCCACCGGGGACGACGGCCGCGGCGTGCTGCGCCGGCTCCGTGATGAGTTTCCTTCCGACACGCCCAGGACATGA
- a CDS encoding FMN-dependent NADH-azoreductase, whose protein sequence is MTTLSLLRLDASIRHDGSASRALADVAESSWRENADDTRRAHREIGTAPLPGDAWALALAAGATPEEDRTRAQQDALGLAGALVDELVEADAYLFAAPLYNYGVSQHFKAYADLVIADPRMAPGLTPVTAGRPGVLVTVQGGNYSPGSPKEGWDHATAWMRRLLEDVWQIDLEVVSREFTLVGVNPALDAFTEAAEEIRTTAEDLARRSGRRLAERQLETVGR, encoded by the coding sequence TTGACCACCTTGTCCCTGCTTCGCCTCGACGCTTCCATCCGCCACGACGGCTCCGCCAGCCGTGCCCTCGCCGACGTCGCCGAATCCTCCTGGCGCGAGAACGCCGACGACACCCGCAGGGCGCACCGTGAGATCGGCACGGCCCCGCTCCCCGGCGACGCCTGGGCGCTGGCCCTGGCCGCCGGAGCGACTCCGGAGGAGGACCGCACCCGGGCGCAGCAGGACGCGCTCGGCCTCGCCGGGGCGCTCGTCGACGAGCTGGTGGAGGCGGACGCCTACCTGTTCGCGGCACCGCTGTACAACTACGGCGTCTCCCAGCACTTCAAGGCCTATGCCGATCTGGTGATCGCCGATCCCCGCATGGCCCCGGGGCTCACCCCGGTCACCGCGGGCAGGCCCGGCGTCCTCGTCACGGTGCAGGGCGGGAACTACTCACCCGGCAGCCCGAAGGAGGGGTGGGACCACGCGACCGCCTGGATGCGTCGCCTCCTCGAGGACGTGTGGCAGATCGACCTGGAGGTCGTGAGCCGCGAGTTCACCCTCGTGGGCGTCAACCCCGCGCTGGACGCTTTCACCGAGGCAGCCGAGGAGATCCGGACCACCGCCGAGGACCTCGCGCGCCGCTCCGGACGTCGGCTCGCGGAGCGACAGCTCGAGACCGTGGGCCGCTGA
- a CDS encoding winged helix-turn-helix transcriptional regulator, whose product MTTDRAPAPAPPLRIKDEECGRLSGVMEIVGRRWSSGILLAMAMGAERFTEIQHRVDGLSGRMLSVRLRELEEGGLVLRIVAPTTPVSITYRLSERGMDLLRSLQPIAHYARRWDPSVEEQRGAAASGSR is encoded by the coding sequence GTGACCACGGACCGAGCCCCAGCCCCCGCCCCGCCCCTGCGGATCAAGGACGAGGAGTGCGGCAGGCTCTCCGGTGTCATGGAGATCGTCGGCAGGCGCTGGTCCAGCGGGATCCTGCTCGCGATGGCCATGGGTGCGGAGCGGTTCACGGAGATCCAGCATCGCGTCGACGGACTCTCCGGGCGCATGCTCAGCGTCCGGCTCCGCGAGCTCGAAGAAGGAGGCCTCGTGCTCCGCATCGTCGCCCCGACCACGCCGGTCAGCATCACCTACCGCCTCTCCGAGCGCGGCATGGATCTCCTCCGCTCCCTCCAGCCCATCGCGCACTACGCCCGCCGCTGGGATCCCTCCGTCGAGGAGCAGCGAGGCGCGGCGGCCTCTGGGTCTCGGTGA
- a CDS encoding amino-acid N-acetyltransferase, with protein sequence MSITIRPALPADVRGINRLVEPMTHTGILLGKDLVSYYESVQEFLVAIDESGEVVGCGALHVMWEDLAEVRTLAVHEGQRGTGLGHRLLDALLERALGLGLDRVFCLTFEVEFFSRHGFEVMSETVAPDIYNQLLRSPDEGIAEFLDLARVKPNTLGNTRMIRSLHDAG encoded by the coding sequence ATGAGCATCACCATCCGTCCCGCCCTGCCGGCGGACGTGCGCGGGATCAACCGCCTCGTCGAGCCGATGACCCACACCGGGATCCTGCTGGGCAAGGACCTCGTGTCCTACTACGAGTCGGTCCAGGAGTTCCTGGTCGCGATCGACGAGTCCGGGGAGGTGGTGGGCTGCGGTGCGCTCCACGTGATGTGGGAGGACCTCGCCGAGGTGCGCACCCTGGCCGTGCACGAGGGGCAGCGCGGCACCGGCCTCGGCCACCGACTGCTCGACGCCCTCCTGGAGCGGGCGCTCGGCCTCGGCCTGGACCGCGTCTTCTGCCTGACCTTCGAGGTGGAGTTCTTCTCCCGGCACGGCTTCGAGGTCATGAGCGAGACGGTCGCCCCCGACATCTACAACCAGCTCCTGCGCTCGCCCGACGAGGGCATCGCGGAGTTCCTCGACCTGGCACGGGTCAAGCCCAACACCCTCGGCAACACGCGCATGATCCGGTCCCTGCACGACGCCGGCTGA
- a CDS encoding inositol monophosphatase family protein translates to MNTTAPRTSPADIPTPSQLLDIALTAAHAAAEYIRGLDRDALEREYKTSSHDIVTEHDQASEEIIVGELRRLLPTARIIGEEGGERPAEQEADGGDGQVVSFYVDPIDGTSNFAAGLPIFCISIGVAIDDELVAGVIDAPILGQVFAAADGDATLNGTVLRPRSTRPAADALVLSGYPGQRTRAEFPEYAARGLGALEEQVSAVRHLGSAAIELAYVAAGWADATALTMINAWDVAAGFHILRRAGGSLRTWPGVEGVEGPDHLQPAYVACTGQERIEVLDALQDELQELRVPRS, encoded by the coding sequence ATGAACACCACCGCGCCCCGCACCTCGCCCGCCGACATCCCCACGCCCTCGCAGCTGCTGGACATCGCGCTCACCGCCGCGCACGCCGCCGCGGAATACATCCGCGGACTGGACCGCGACGCGCTCGAGCGCGAGTATAAGACCTCCAGCCATGACATCGTCACCGAGCACGACCAGGCCAGCGAGGAGATCATCGTCGGCGAGCTGCGGCGGCTCCTGCCCACCGCGCGCATCATCGGCGAGGAGGGAGGGGAGCGTCCCGCCGAGCAGGAGGCCGACGGAGGCGACGGGCAGGTGGTGAGCTTCTACGTGGACCCGATCGACGGCACCAGCAACTTCGCCGCGGGGCTTCCCATCTTCTGCATCTCGATCGGTGTGGCGATCGACGACGAGCTGGTCGCCGGAGTGATCGACGCACCGATCCTCGGCCAGGTCTTCGCCGCCGCCGACGGCGACGCCACCCTCAACGGCACGGTGCTGCGCCCTCGCTCGACCCGTCCCGCGGCCGACGCCCTCGTGCTCTCCGGCTACCCGGGCCAGCGCACCCGCGCCGAGTTCCCCGAGTATGCGGCGCGCGGCCTCGGAGCGCTCGAGGAGCAGGTCTCCGCGGTGCGCCACCTCGGCTCGGCGGCCATCGAGCTCGCCTACGTCGCCGCCGGCTGGGCGGACGCGACCGCGCTGACCATGATCAACGCCTGGGACGTGGCCGCCGGATTCCACATCCTGCGCCGCGCCGGCGGATCGCTGCGCACCTGGCCCGGCGTCGAGGGCGTGGAGGGGCCCGATCACCTGCAGCCCGCGTACGTCGCGTGCACCGGCCAGGAGCGGATCGAGGTGCTGGACGCCCTGCAGGACGAACTGCAGGAGCTGCGCGTCCCGCGGAGCTGA
- the map gene encoding type I methionyl aminopeptidase → MIEILTPAQLDRARDTGHLVGTILHTLRARTGVGTNLLEIDRWAKEMILEAGADSCYVDYAPSFGRGPFGHHICTAVNDAVLHGKPHDRRLADGDLLTLDLAVSLRGVAADAAISFVVGGERDAEDERMISTTERALAAGIAAAEPGARIGDLSHAIGSVLAEAGYPINLEFGGHGIGSTMHQDPHIANSGRPGRGYRLRPGLLLALEPWVMDGTDRLVTDADGWTLRSANGARTAHSEHTIVITADGAEILTLTPGR, encoded by the coding sequence ATGATCGAGATCCTCACCCCCGCCCAGCTGGACCGCGCCCGCGACACCGGCCATCTCGTCGGCACCATCCTGCACACGCTCCGCGCACGGACCGGGGTCGGGACGAATCTGCTGGAGATCGACCGCTGGGCGAAGGAGATGATCCTCGAGGCCGGCGCCGACTCCTGCTACGTCGACTACGCACCCTCCTTCGGCCGCGGACCCTTCGGCCATCACATCTGCACCGCGGTCAACGACGCCGTGCTCCACGGCAAGCCGCACGATCGGCGTCTCGCCGACGGAGACCTGCTCACCCTCGACCTCGCGGTGTCGCTGCGAGGGGTGGCGGCCGATGCCGCGATCAGCTTCGTGGTCGGCGGAGAACGCGACGCGGAGGACGAGCGGATGATCTCGACCACCGAGCGGGCGCTGGCCGCAGGGATCGCCGCCGCGGAGCCGGGCGCCCGGATCGGCGACCTCTCGCACGCGATCGGTTCGGTGCTCGCCGAGGCGGGCTATCCCATCAACCTCGAGTTCGGCGGGCACGGGATCGGCTCCACGATGCACCAGGATCCGCACATCGCGAACAGCGGGCGCCCCGGCCGCGGCTACCGGCTGCGCCCCGGGCTGCTGCTCGCGCTCGAACCGTGGGTCATGGACGGCACCGACCGGCTCGTCACCGACGCCGACGGATGGACCCTGCGCAGCGCCAACGGAGCACGGACCGCGCACAGCGAGCACACGATCGTGATCACGGCCGACGGCGCCGAGATCCTCACGCTGACGCCGGGGCGCTGA
- a CDS encoding helix-turn-helix domain-containing protein codes for MVRLPLSPEEIARGRRLGALLRRARGDRSILETALEAGMSPETLRKIETGRIATPAFPTIAALAQVLGISLDTLWDRATHEDPAEPGDADEVIATGRTRSRLTAL; via the coding sequence ATGGTCAGACTTCCGCTCAGCCCCGAGGAGATCGCCCGAGGACGCCGCCTTGGCGCACTGCTGCGCCGTGCACGCGGCGACCGATCGATCCTCGAGACCGCGCTCGAGGCCGGGATGTCCCCGGAGACGCTGCGCAAGATCGAGACCGGGCGCATCGCCACCCCGGCGTTCCCCACGATCGCAGCGCTCGCGCAGGTCCTCGGGATCTCGCTCGACACGCTCTGGGACCGGGCGACGCACGAGGATCCGGCGGAGCCGGGGGACGCCGACGAGGTGATCGCGACCGGTCGGACCCGGTCCCGTCTCACCGCGCTCTGA
- a CDS encoding SAF domain-containing protein — translation MLSRLRSHLPLWRRALRRRRRLLAVLAAAALVAAVVPGLLPPSARGVEIVVAGTPIPAGTVLAAKDLSTARVAPSLVPEGAPRAIDEVIGRTARLPLEPGTPLLAGTLEGEGGVHIPDGSVLMVVPVPAALAPHLGAGSEVLLLPLDPTATPGAEIPARVVEIVAPEPGAPALGGTTGTTEALVVVEESRSREVAHGAASAGLLVSVIGS, via the coding sequence ATGCTCTCCCGCCTTCGCTCCCACCTCCCCCTCTGGCGTCGCGCCCTGCGTCGCCGCCGCCGCCTCCTCGCCGTCCTGGCCGCCGCAGCGCTGGTCGCGGCCGTGGTCCCCGGCCTCCTGCCGCCGTCCGCCCGTGGGGTCGAGATCGTCGTCGCCGGCACCCCGATCCCGGCGGGCACCGTGCTGGCCGCGAAGGACCTGAGCACCGCGCGGGTCGCGCCGTCGCTGGTCCCCGAGGGCGCCCCGCGCGCGATCGACGAGGTGATCGGCCGCACCGCCCGCCTTCCCCTGGAGCCCGGCACTCCCCTCCTGGCCGGGACCCTCGAGGGCGAGGGCGGGGTGCACATCCCCGACGGGTCGGTCCTGATGGTCGTCCCGGTGCCCGCCGCGCTCGCCCCGCATCTGGGAGCGGGGAGCGAGGTCCTGCTCCTCCCTCTGGACCCCACAGCGACTCCCGGCGCGGAGATCCCCGCCCGCGTCGTCGAGATCGTCGCCCCGGAGCCCGGAGCACCCGCCCTCGGTGGGACGACCGGGACGACAGAAGCCCTGGTCGTGGTGGAGGAGTCGAGGTCGCGAGAAGTGGCTCACGGCGCGGCGTCGGCCGGGTTGCTTGTGTCTGTGATCGGTTCGTGA
- a CDS encoding DedA family protein, with the protein MGDTIDWLLSLTGQMEDWILGVADAWWVHIMVYLFAAFDGFFPTVPSESTIVTLSSLWSSSGRPSIIFLGLAAWMGAWTGDNLGYLLGSKVGVNRFRFLREGKGRAAVEAAERGLEKRALVFLMTARYIPFGRTAVNLVAGAVHYPHKNFWPRSLLSTFVWAAYSCAIGAIAGAWFADHHLLAISVALVAAVVMALVAERLIAVLHRALDRRAERREAAAASHVAPDDEPAARTETEHVTEPVGEHVSEARAESPLSPARGEDTPA; encoded by the coding sequence ATGGGCGACACCATCGACTGGCTGCTGTCCCTGACGGGACAGATGGAGGACTGGATCCTCGGCGTCGCCGACGCCTGGTGGGTCCACATCATGGTGTACCTCTTCGCCGCCTTCGACGGGTTCTTCCCGACGGTGCCCAGCGAGTCGACGATCGTGACCCTGTCCTCGCTGTGGTCCAGCTCCGGGCGGCCCTCGATCATCTTCCTGGGGCTCGCCGCCTGGATGGGCGCGTGGACCGGGGACAACCTCGGCTACCTCTTGGGCAGCAAGGTCGGCGTGAACCGGTTCCGCTTCCTGCGCGAGGGCAAGGGCCGAGCCGCGGTCGAGGCGGCCGAGCGCGGACTGGAGAAGCGCGCGCTGGTGTTCCTCATGACGGCGCGCTACATCCCCTTCGGCCGCACGGCGGTCAACCTCGTGGCGGGCGCCGTGCACTACCCCCACAAGAACTTCTGGCCCCGCTCGCTGCTGTCCACCTTCGTGTGGGCCGCGTACTCCTGTGCGATCGGGGCGATCGCCGGGGCCTGGTTCGCCGACCACCACCTGCTCGCGATCAGCGTGGCCCTGGTCGCCGCCGTCGTCATGGCTCTCGTGGCCGAGAGGCTGATCGCGGTCCTGCACCGGGCGCTGGACCGACGGGCCGAGCGCCGTGAGGCGGCGGCCGCATCCCACGTGGCGCCCGACGACGAGCCGGCGGCGCGCACGGAGACGGAGCATGTGACGGAGCCCGTGGGCGAGCACGTGTCCGAGGCCCGTGCCGAATCGCCCCTCAGCCCCGCCCGAGGAGAGGACACCCCCGCATGA
- a CDS encoding alpha/beta fold hydrolase — protein sequence MSAARGPLGQAGPWPVVLVHGTRTSHSQWDLQLPALRAAGHRVHTPDLPGHGARRGEAFTLDAAEEAIESAVRRAHEHTGMPVHLVGSSLGGMLAVHSATRLGDGSGAGPRVLGSLTACGAALQPAPRVARWYGRLMRATDLDPRMGSGGDGDLFLRILGPDGARAYLRGGRADPSVIAPAFAAVASLDLRADLRRIPVPVTFLHGRRDQLRLHERSFAAAAPRGRVELLEYGDHMVNLKRPGRFATDLLRVLARAEREQGTAPVGP from the coding sequence GTGAGCGCTGCCCGGGGACCCCTCGGTCAGGCCGGCCCCTGGCCCGTGGTCCTGGTCCACGGCACGCGCACCTCGCACAGCCAGTGGGACCTCCAGCTCCCGGCCCTGCGCGCTGCCGGCCACCGCGTGCACACCCCTGACCTCCCGGGCCACGGCGCGCGGCGCGGTGAAGCGTTCACCCTCGACGCGGCGGAGGAGGCGATCGAGTCGGCCGTCCGCCGCGCGCATGAGCACACGGGCATGCCGGTGCACCTGGTGGGCAGCTCGCTCGGCGGCATGCTCGCGGTCCACTCCGCCACCCGACTCGGCGACGGATCCGGCGCCGGCCCGCGCGTGCTCGGCTCGCTGACCGCCTGCGGAGCGGCGCTCCAGCCCGCGCCGCGCGTCGCACGCTGGTACGGACGGCTCATGCGGGCCACCGACCTCGATCCCCGGATGGGCTCGGGCGGTGACGGCGACCTCTTCCTCCGGATCCTCGGGCCCGACGGCGCCAGGGCCTACCTGCGCGGGGGCCGCGCCGACCCCTCCGTCATCGCCCCGGCCTTCGCCGCGGTCGCCTCCCTGGACCTGCGCGCCGACCTGCGCCGGATCCCCGTGCCGGTCACCTTCCTGCACGGCCGTCGCGATCAGCTGCGCCTGCACGAGCGGAGCTTCGCCGCCGCCGCGCCGCGAGGTCGGGTGGAACTGCTGGAGTACGGGGACCACATGGTGAACCTCAAGCGGCCCGGCCG
- a CDS encoding FmdB family zinc ribbon protein: MPTYVYACKNCGHRFEQYQSFSEDSLLTCPECTQDTLRKVFDSVGIVFKGPGFYSTDSATSGASTSSSSSSSSQAGSSSESAAPASTGAGASDSSSSSTASSSSQPAAAAS; encoded by the coding sequence GTGCCCACGTACGTCTACGCCTGCAAGAACTGCGGCCACCGCTTCGAGCAGTACCAGAGCTTCAGCGAGGACTCCCTGCTGACCTGCCCCGAGTGCACGCAGGACACGCTGCGCAAGGTATTCGACTCGGTGGGCATCGTGTTCAAGGGTCCGGGCTTCTACTCCACCGACTCCGCGACCTCCGGCGCCTCGACCTCGTCGTCGAGCAGCTCGTCGAGCCAGGCCGGCTCGTCCTCCGAGTCCGCCGCCCCCGCGAGCACCGGAGCGGGCGCCTCCGACTCCTCCTCGTCCTCCACCGCGTCCTCGAGCTCCCAGCCCGCCGCCGCGGCCTCCTGA
- a CDS encoding alpha/beta fold hydrolase, with protein sequence MTRSIVLVHAVRSSRTMWKGQIRRLRERGYEVIAPDLPGHGHRRDEEFTLDGALATLDEAVSSCAEPPLLVGLSLGGYLTLHWAGTRPGRLAGVVAADCTIVPGPAKARLYGLWISMKDWLPGDSDARVARAFARQHTRKAAKRYYGGGRAHGVVRAVVSLIGSLDLLADVAAIDVPITFVNGEHDPFRRHEALFVEAARDGELVILADAGHIANLSRPKRFAKLLHQRARAGVAV encoded by the coding sequence ATGACCCGCAGCATCGTCCTCGTCCACGCCGTCCGCTCCTCGCGGACCATGTGGAAGGGACAGATCCGCCGACTGCGCGAGCGCGGCTACGAGGTGATCGCCCCGGACCTGCCCGGCCACGGCCACCGCCGCGACGAGGAGTTCACCCTCGACGGGGCGCTCGCCACCCTCGACGAGGCCGTCTCGAGCTGCGCCGAGCCGCCGCTGCTGGTGGGCCTCTCGCTCGGCGGCTACCTGACCCTCCACTGGGCGGGCACCCGGCCGGGCCGGCTCGCGGGCGTCGTCGCCGCGGACTGCACGATCGTCCCGGGGCCGGCGAAGGCCCGGCTGTACGGGCTGTGGATCTCCATGAAGGACTGGCTGCCCGGGGACTCCGACGCGCGCGTCGCCCGTGCCTTCGCTCGTCAGCACACCCGCAAGGCCGCCAAGCGGTACTACGGAGGCGGTCGCGCCCATGGCGTGGTGCGCGCGGTGGTGAGCCTGATCGGCAGCCTGGACCTGCTCGCCGATGTCGCAGCGATCGACGTCCCGATCACCTTCGTCAACGGCGAGCACGACCCGTTCCGCCGCCACGAGGCACTGTTCGTGGAGGCCGCCCGCGACGGCGAGCTGGTGATCCTGGCCGACGCCGGCCACATCGCGAACCTCTCCCGGCCCAAGCGCTTCGCGAAGCTGCTGCACCAGCGCGCGCGGGCGGGTGTGGCGGTGTGA
- a CDS encoding 5-formyltetrahydrofolate cyclo-ligase: MRTRKQEQRRQLRARRAATYAGPGGAARREAEGRRLMEHAAPVIAAVEDSAAAARAVGAPPPLVAVYHPTATEADVLPLARRLAAAGARLVFPAAAGEELEWILWDGAADFHDSPGRGFGREPAGTRLGTRALEAAALVLAPAVAVDRSGTRIGHGAGYYDRALRMLPVGARVVAVIHPDELLPTNSLPRDRHDVPIPEVLTADGLVSLITSAGM, translated from the coding sequence ATGAGAACTCGCAAGCAGGAGCAGCGGCGACAGCTGCGTGCCCGCCGTGCCGCCACCTACGCCGGCCCGGGCGGCGCCGCTCGCCGAGAGGCGGAGGGCAGACGCCTCATGGAGCACGCGGCGCCGGTGATCGCCGCCGTCGAGGACTCGGCCGCCGCCGCCCGGGCCGTGGGCGCCCCGCCACCGCTCGTGGCCGTGTACCACCCCACGGCGACCGAGGCCGACGTGCTGCCGCTCGCCCGTCGCCTCGCCGCCGCCGGGGCTCGCCTGGTCTTCCCCGCCGCGGCCGGGGAGGAGCTGGAGTGGATCCTCTGGGACGGCGCCGCGGACTTCCACGACTCGCCCGGTCGGGGCTTCGGCCGGGAGCCCGCGGGAACACGGCTCGGCACCCGCGCGCTGGAGGCGGCGGCGCTGGTGCTCGCACCTGCCGTCGCGGTGGACCGCTCGGGGACGCGGATCGGGCACGGCGCCGGCTACTACGACAGGGCGCTCCGGATGCTCCCCGTCGGGGCGCGCGTGGTGGCGGTCATCCACCCCGATGAGCTGCTGCCGACCAACTCCCTGCCCCGCGACCGGCACGACGTGCCGATCCCGGAGGTGCTCACCGCCGACGGGCTCGTCTCACTGATCACGTCCGCGGGCATGTGA